Proteins encoded by one window of Bacteroidota bacterium:
- a CDS encoding T9SS type A sorting domain-containing protein, with product MLFVLASLCMSVTIGRAQESCIPQPSNPTRAALPGWAAYKSLCFYQDGDSLTVRINFVGPVSSRPAIHAGNTFFIDFDDNFGTGQQGGGRVGSETNLTFNDWAGIGTWMMEVFGLWNDANQSFRFTATTPARVVGDSALEYKMSLIGLGLSDISFDVNGYWLTGYIWTDPYNPGDQVDSVGLYSFNPGAVTPLDTIQGVSSKLKIPHPYKPTADSLNIIGTLDNVVGIVSSSIGPISENIKYTVTYNPFTEYPVFTYNGKPYNTFTTYIPGGDWTPTPNYWAMLQGAVFQTVSELKAGYRIMFQTQPGTARPIAGSTQAWFDTTYDYNHGLLWAINHQQTFKALLGNAYLNLLTAYLGSQSTDPNLQAAAASEVSQAQAAYSSFSGDAFDLNPQIMTGFLISKVGTNLSWTMSMWNSFPATILLPTDTTAGDALGALVKPILIDGMSYNSPDSTRKFWYQNIASSQAGAIDAITGGDIYTALKAITNYPTDDSVYAHSKTVFAGFATGVHEVLGAKPRTFEVSQNYPNPFNPSTVITFTLPKQLDVKIQIYDFLGRSVETLVDKTMGAGTYRATWDGSAYPSGLYMVRVQAGPYSAVRKSLLIK from the coding sequence ATGTTGTTCGTCTTGGCATCCCTGTGCATGTCGGTCACAATCGGCCGGGCGCAGGAGTCGTGCATTCCGCAGCCATCCAATCCAACCAGGGCGGCCCTTCCGGGATGGGCGGCTTATAAATCACTTTGTTTTTATCAGGATGGGGACAGCCTGACCGTCCGGATTAACTTCGTCGGACCTGTGAGCAGCCGCCCTGCGATTCACGCGGGAAATACGTTCTTCATCGATTTCGACGACAATTTCGGCACGGGGCAACAAGGAGGCGGACGGGTCGGCTCGGAGACCAACCTCACCTTCAATGATTGGGCGGGCATCGGGACCTGGATGATGGAGGTCTTCGGACTCTGGAACGATGCCAATCAGAGCTTCCGGTTCACCGCCACGACGCCGGCACGCGTGGTCGGGGATTCGGCGCTTGAGTATAAAATGAGCCTGATAGGTCTCGGCTTGTCCGATATTTCGTTTGATGTGAACGGCTATTGGCTCACCGGCTATATCTGGACGGATCCCTATAATCCGGGAGACCAGGTTGACAGCGTGGGGCTCTATTCTTTCAATCCGGGCGCGGTGACACCCCTTGACACAATTCAAGGCGTCTCGAGCAAATTGAAGATTCCACATCCTTACAAACCGACGGCAGATTCGCTCAATATTATCGGAACACTGGATAATGTCGTCGGGATCGTCAGCTCCTCGATCGGGCCCATCAGTGAGAACATCAAGTATACCGTCACCTACAACCCGTTTACCGAGTACCCCGTATTCACGTATAACGGGAAGCCGTACAACACGTTCACGACGTATATACCGGGCGGCGACTGGACTCCGACCCCGAATTATTGGGCGATGCTTCAGGGCGCGGTGTTTCAGACCGTATCGGAACTCAAGGCGGGCTACAGAATAATGTTCCAGACTCAGCCCGGCACGGCGAGACCGATTGCGGGTTCGACTCAGGCGTGGTTCGACACGACGTACGATTACAACCACGGATTGCTCTGGGCGATAAACCATCAGCAGACCTTCAAGGCCCTTCTGGGCAACGCATACCTCAACCTCCTGACGGCCTACCTGGGATCTCAATCCACGGATCCGAACCTGCAGGCGGCGGCGGCGTCCGAGGTGTCACAGGCTCAGGCCGCCTATTCTTCCTTCTCGGGAGATGCGTTCGACCTGAATCCCCAGATCATGACGGGATTCCTTATCAGCAAAGTCGGGACGAATTTGAGCTGGACGATGAGCATGTGGAATTCCTTTCCGGCGACAATCCTGTTGCCGACGGATACGACGGCCGGAGACGCTCTGGGAGCCCTGGTCAAGCCGATCCTGATAGATGGCATGAGCTACAACTCACCGGACAGCACACGCAAGTTCTGGTATCAGAATATCGCCAGTTCACAGGCGGGAGCCATAGACGCGATCACCGGGGGGGATATCTATACCGCTCTGAAAGCGATTACGAATTATCCCACGGATGATTCAGTCTACGCGCACTCAAAGACGGTGTTCGCGGGGTTTGCAACCGGCGTTCATGAAGTGTTGGGCGCCAAACCCCGGACGTTCGAGGTGAGTCAGAACTATCCAAATCCTTTCAATCCCAGCACTGTGATAACATTTACCCTGCCGAAACAGCTCGATGTAAAAATTCAGATATACGATTTCCTTGGCAGGTCCGTTGAAACGCTCGTCGACAAAACGATGGGCGCCGGTACCTACCGGGCGACGTGGGACGGATCGGCATATCCCTCCGGGCTCTATATGGTCAGGGTACAGGCCGGACCTTATTCGGCGGTGAGGAAATCACTCCTGATTAAGTAA
- a CDS encoding TonB-dependent receptor: MGSKTKRWTLILLFASLAVSLGDTAYADIYGRIRGLVRDKKSHEPLVGAIVRVEGTNLGALTDVKGEYVILKVPPNVYSVKVSYVGYSGIEVKNVTVVQDNASEINVDLEESAVDIPVTLVEVARVPLIRQDVSASQVTVSAQDIKNRPTESIQSTLSTLPGVSTFNGQFYVRGARATEVQYIVDGIPVTNPINNTLMIDINKDAVQDVSVQTGGFSAEYGNALGGIMNVTTKDGGPRLGGSLRYMTDKPLTSTQLYNNQNIWDATFGGPLIEPVHFFLTGYLNTQDLHTRREVIAPDGTNLGRAPHAGAQNYKLNAKLKVPVGSSIELHLLGSLDRNQSQNYSPYWQFGSDPNQLDRLGATFDKARYVAASLDHTVSDKAFYTLTVGYLDYDHIQGELDRSQWSGNQIGISTPWTQDFKFRTPFLNTDYHIPGNPGTYSKWQWRDSQGPADVLAVRSGDSVSVNNPYGVPGGILNTIDADYFQNFVYAGDNDFYEHDKNRQLSARFDLTTQFSTDHELKAGFEIVQQRVNRFVIGGMGTFNGVGVSYPVIDFYEKSPGGSGLSVTDGNDLGTGYTPITTAAYVQYQLRYQGMYINLGLRYDHYNARTEYRINPIDPSQADPFLQARAFSEPESQLSPRVGIAFPITDRIVLRFNYGQFFSRPSMTSMFSHLWNNFNQADVNQGNPNIAAQRTTSYELGLSWLLRDDLAFDATAFNKSMFYLEGYREVLGPNLRWFFQDQNKEYGNSYGAELSLRKRYGDWVSGTLNYTLSYANGTSSDVSELSRYPITAATFAKSLGYQPLYPEDLRPMAFDRRHVVNLVLDFNVPIGEGPDLFGSKVLSGFGINLTGNYQSGTPYTPLTSFFMTLTSDQYNSASFPATASFDMRIHKDFLGWSGIKIGIFANIYNVFNLNTPFAVFKGSGNADSPMYLITPGAISPESYPSTSPLYSKVADSNHDGILSPQERFAAYQRLQQDMLGFMPNYALPRRALFGIELSLE; encoded by the coding sequence ATGGGATCTAAGACGAAACGTTGGACTCTCATCCTCCTGTTTGCCTCATTGGCGGTCTCGCTGGGCGATACTGCCTACGCCGACATCTACGGAAGAATAAGAGGCCTCGTGAGGGACAAGAAATCGCACGAGCCCCTTGTCGGAGCGATCGTCCGCGTGGAGGGGACAAACCTGGGAGCGCTCACGGACGTCAAGGGAGAATACGTCATCCTCAAAGTCCCTCCGAACGTCTACTCGGTCAAGGTGAGTTATGTCGGCTATTCGGGGATCGAGGTGAAGAATGTGACGGTTGTTCAGGACAATGCGTCGGAGATCAACGTCGACCTTGAAGAAAGCGCCGTCGATATACCGGTGACGCTTGTCGAAGTCGCAAGGGTTCCCCTCATTCGGCAGGATGTCTCCGCCTCCCAGGTAACGGTCTCGGCGCAGGACATTAAGAACCGGCCCACCGAATCGATTCAGTCGACGCTGAGCACGCTTCCCGGAGTCTCCACATTCAACGGGCAGTTTTACGTGCGGGGGGCGAGGGCGACCGAGGTACAGTACATCGTCGACGGAATACCGGTGACCAATCCCATCAACAACACCCTGATGATAGACATCAATAAGGATGCCGTTCAGGACGTGTCCGTGCAGACCGGCGGCTTTTCTGCCGAGTACGGAAATGCGCTGGGCGGGATCATGAATGTGACCACAAAGGACGGGGGGCCCAGGCTGGGCGGCTCACTCCGGTACATGACCGACAAACCCCTGACCTCAACGCAGCTCTACAACAACCAGAACATCTGGGACGCAACCTTCGGGGGACCGCTCATCGAACCGGTGCACTTTTTCCTGACCGGTTACCTGAATACACAGGATCTCCATACGAGAAGGGAGGTCATCGCTCCGGATGGGACGAACCTCGGGAGGGCGCCTCACGCCGGCGCACAGAACTACAAGCTGAACGCGAAGCTGAAGGTTCCGGTCGGGAGCAGCATCGAGCTGCATCTGTTGGGCTCGCTCGACAGGAATCAGTCGCAGAATTACAGCCCCTACTGGCAGTTCGGTTCCGACCCCAACCAGCTGGACCGGTTGGGAGCGACATTTGACAAGGCGAGATATGTTGCGGCCTCCCTGGATCACACGGTGAGTGATAAGGCGTTTTACACGCTGACGGTCGGCTACCTCGACTATGATCATATTCAGGGTGAGTTGGACAGAAGCCAGTGGTCGGGCAATCAAATCGGAATTTCAACGCCCTGGACGCAGGATTTCAAGTTTCGGACGCCCTTCCTGAATACCGATTATCACATTCCCGGGAACCCCGGCACTTATTCGAAGTGGCAATGGAGGGACAGCCAGGGACCGGCGGATGTGCTCGCGGTGCGGAGCGGAGACTCCGTCTCGGTGAACAACCCGTACGGGGTCCCCGGCGGAATCCTGAACACCATCGATGCGGATTATTTCCAGAATTTTGTCTATGCCGGCGACAACGATTTCTACGAACACGATAAGAACAGACAATTATCGGCGCGCTTCGATCTGACGACGCAGTTTTCGACTGACCATGAATTGAAAGCGGGGTTCGAAATTGTTCAACAACGGGTCAACAGGTTCGTGATAGGCGGCATGGGGACGTTTAACGGCGTCGGGGTAAGCTATCCGGTGATCGACTTCTACGAGAAATCACCGGGCGGGTCCGGACTCTCGGTGACGGACGGCAACGATCTCGGGACCGGGTATACTCCGATCACAACCGCCGCCTATGTGCAGTACCAGTTGCGCTATCAGGGGATGTACATCAATCTGGGCCTGCGCTACGATCACTACAACGCCCGGACGGAGTATAGGATAAACCCGATCGATCCTTCCCAGGCGGATCCATTTCTTCAAGCGAGAGCCTTTTCGGAACCGGAGTCTCAATTGAGCCCGCGGGTCGGCATTGCATTCCCGATCACAGACCGCATTGTCTTGCGGTTTAACTACGGACAATTCTTTTCGCGCCCCTCCATGACGAGCATGTTCAGCCACCTCTGGAACAATTTCAACCAGGCCGACGTGAACCAGGGGAATCCGAACATCGCCGCCCAGAGGACCACCTCTTACGAACTGGGGCTCTCCTGGCTGTTGAGGGACGACCTGGCGTTCGATGCCACCGCATTTAACAAGAGTATGTTTTATCTTGAGGGGTACCGGGAAGTCCTGGGTCCGAACCTGAGATGGTTCTTTCAGGATCAGAACAAGGAATACGGAAATTCCTACGGCGCGGAACTGTCGTTGAGGAAGAGGTACGGCGACTGGGTCTCGGGAACTCTCAACTACACTCTGTCGTACGCCAACGGCACCTCGTCAGACGTCTCGGAACTCTCCCGCTATCCCATCACCGCAGCGACATTTGCGAAGTCTCTCGGCTATCAGCCGCTCTATCCGGAGGATTTGAGGCCGATGGCTTTTGACCGGCGACATGTGGTCAATCTGGTGCTCGACTTCAACGTCCCTATCGGGGAAGGTCCGGACTTGTTCGGAAGCAAAGTGCTTTCCGGGTTTGGAATCAATCTGACGGGTAACTATCAGAGCGGCACGCCCTACACGCCGCTCACGTCTTTTTTCATGACCCTGACGAGCGATCAGTACAACTCCGCGAGCTTCCCGGCCACGGCCAGTTTTGACATGAGAATCCACAAGGACTTTCTCGGCTGGAGCGGAATCAAGATCGGAATCTTCGCAAACATCTACAACGTGTTCAACCTGAATACACCGTTCGCCGTTTTCAAGGGATCCGGAAATGCGGACAGTCCGATGTACCTGATCACGCCCGGCGCCATCTCTCCGGAGTCATATCCGTCAACGAGCCCCCTCTATTCAAAAGTGGCGGATTCAAATCATGACGGGATCCTCTCACCACAGGAAAGGTTTGCCGCCTACCAAAGGCTCCAGCAGGATATGCTTGGTTTCATGCCGAATTACGCCCTACCCAGAAGGGCGCTCTTTGGAATCGAATTGAGTCTGGAATGA